The following DNA comes from Candidatus Bathyarchaeota archaeon.
GAAGAGGATTTCGTCGCCGCTCAAAAGCGGGGTGTTCCAGTTTTCGCCCCCTTTGATGACGAGGTAAAGTTCACCAGCGAAGCAGGCTTCTTCCAAGGCGTTTTTGCAAGAGACGCTGATGGCATGGTTATTGAGGAACTGCGCAAAAGAGGACTGCTCGTTAAAGCCGACAAGATAAGGCATGAATATCCAACCTGCTGGCGATCCCACCACAAGCTGGTTTGGCTTGCCAGACGTGAATACTTCTTAAGAACAGACCGCATAAACGACAAGGTTGTGGCCGCAGCGGAGAAAGTCGAATACTTCTTCGAAGCCCCGAAAAACCGCTTCCTCTCCTTCCTAAAGGAAGGAAAACCATGGTGCATTTCGAGAGAACGTGTTTGGGGCGCCCCATTGCCCATATGGGTTTGCGAAAAATGTGGAGCAAAAACGTTCGTAGCAAGCAAAAAGGAGCTTGTTGAAAAGGCCTTGGAAAAGCCTCCGCCAAACTTTGAGCTCCACAAACCATGGATAGACCGTATAAAGATAAAGTGCGAAAAATGTGGAGGCATCATGCACCGTGAGCCCTTCGTCCTAGACACGTGGCACAATAGCGGCGCATCACCCTATGCAAGGTTCACGGATGAAGAGTTCGCCAAATACGTGCCAGTGGCCTTCCTCACAGAGGGTATAGATCAAACTCGAGGGTGGGCAAACTCGCTGCTGCTGGAGCATGTTATATTGACTGGAAGGGCGGAAGCTCCCTACAAGGCTTTCCTTTTCCAAGGGTTAACTCAAGACGCTAGGGGTAGGAAGATGAGCAAAAGCTTAGGTAACATAATAGAGGTGAACAAGCTTCTGGAGAAGGCTTCAGCTGATGTCTGCAGGTTCTACATGCTAAGGAAATGCTCGCCTATAGACTTCATGAACTTCGACCTAAATGAGATGAACCGCCGCCCCTACCAAGTGCTTGCAACCCTATACCACTTGAACAGGTTCTTTGTGCAAAACGCTGAATATGACAACTTCAACCCGCAAAATCACACGTTGGACTGGGCGAAAACCAATGACTTACTTAAAAAACCAGATTTCTGGCTGCTCTCGAAACTTCAGGAAATTATAAGTGACTACACGGCGAATTTGGAGAAATGCGAATTTAATACAGCGCTTGCGAAACTCGAAGAATTTGTTGTGGAAACTGTGAGCCGCCTATACGTGCCAATGATAAGAAAGGAGCTTTGGACAGATGATCCTGAAACTCTAAACCGCAGATTGGCCATATACGCAACTTTATGGCACGTGCTAAAAACAACAATACTAATGTTCAACCCGGTGACACCATTCCTATGCGAGGCGCTATACCAGAAAATCTACAGGCGCCTCGACCCAACATTGCCAGAATCCGTAAACTTCGAAAGCTGGCCGGAGCCCAGCAAAAGCCTCCGCAACAAGGCCTTAGAAGAAGAGTTCGAGATAATGTTGGAATGTGTTTCACTGGTCTATTCCGCACGTCAATCAGCTAAAATCAAGCGGAGATGGCCCTTGAGGAAAATGTTGATCGTCGCCAGTGAAAAAGTCTTTAAAGCCCTCAAAAGCCTAAACGATATCTTGCTGGAGCTTACCAACGTGAAAGAAGCAGAATGCGCGCAGGAACTCCCGGAAAGCGTTAAAGCTGAAGTTGACGCGGGAAGATTTATTGAAGCCTCTGAAAAAGGTATAAACGTGTACTTGGACGTTTACAGGGACGAGATGCTTCTAGGTGAAGGCCTCATGCGCGACATAGCCAGAAGAGTCCAATCCCTAAGAAAGGAGTTAGGCTATGTGCCAACAGACATCCTTGAAACCGTCCACGTAGCTGGATTAGACGAAGAAAGCATAAGGCTTCTGAAGCCTTACGTTAACGAAATGAGAGAACTCGTCCGCGCCAAAAAAGTTCAACTTTATACAAACCAAAACAATGTCGAAG
Coding sequences within:
- a CDS encoding isoleucine--tRNA ligase; this translates as MTAKLEANLNTLLGMDYRPLEIEKEIREFWEKNRIQEKLTEHREKSNVGVLGWVEGPPTLNGIPHVGHARGRVMKDLWFRWKTMQGFFVPFWAGWDCQGLPVELEVEKLLGVRTKKELLERVGEERFVEECKKTIMRYHKEWVEADRKLGMFIDQKKAYWTYLDNYIEREWQYLKRAWEQGLLEEGYYVVAYCPGCQTSLSSAEVGYEGSYVEVEDPSLYFKFRVADKPDEYFLAWTTMPFTVVTDLMLAVHPEAEYAKVQVDSEKWIMARQRVEPVMQELGIKDYSIVEIVPGKSLEGVKYDYPFKDLIPKQAELDRHPLVHRIVCEEFVDINTATGVVHLSPGNGEEDFVAAQKRGVPVFAPFDDEVKFTSEAGFFQGVFARDADGMVIEELRKRGLLVKADKIRHEYPTCWRSHHKLVWLARREYFLRTDRINDKVVAAAEKVEYFFEAPKNRFLSFLKEGKPWCISRERVWGAPLPIWVCEKCGAKTFVASKKELVEKALEKPPPNFELHKPWIDRIKIKCEKCGGIMHREPFVLDTWHNSGASPYARFTDEEFAKYVPVAFLTEGIDQTRGWANSLLLEHVILTGRAEAPYKAFLFQGLTQDARGRKMSKSLGNIIEVNKLLEKASADVCRFYMLRKCSPIDFMNFDLNEMNRRPYQVLATLYHLNRFFVQNAEYDNFNPQNHTLDWAKTNDLLKKPDFWLLSKLQEIISDYTANLEKCEFNTALAKLEEFVVETVSRLYVPMIRKELWTDDPETLNRRLAIYATLWHVLKTTILMFNPVTPFLCEALYQKIYRRLDPTLPESVNFESWPEPSKSLRNKALEEEFEIMLECVSLVYSARQSAKIKRRWPLRKMLIVASEKVFKALKSLNDILLELTNVKEAECAQELPESVKAEVDAGRFIEASEKGINVYLDVYRDEMLLGEGLMRDIARRVQSLRKELGYVPTDILETVHVAGLDEESIRLLKPYVNEMRELVRAKKVQLYTNQNNVEAKWHEYPLDDKKVYIAIS